One genomic region from Leifsonia sp. Root1293 encodes:
- a CDS encoding aminoglycoside phosphotransferase family protein, which produces MHANQLPVDADLVRRLLAEQYPAWASLPVSPLATGTVNAMFRLSDDKVVRLPFLERAAADILFEQRWLPVLGTALPVRLPRVLAVGAASLDYPCPWLVLDWLPGHTPMPGMLGPGLADSLVGDLAGLLAALRRIDTADAPPGYRSGTFHGLDDAVRSSVAAVDDLVDAAPLISLWDDSLAAAPWSEPAVWTHGDLLSGNLLVDDGRLIGVLDLACAGVGDPACDLLAAWSILPPDARSRLRVVLDVDDDTWRRGRGWAIAQASIALAYYRDTFPVMAETSLHMLREVAASV; this is translated from the coding sequence ATGCACGCCAACCAACTCCCGGTCGACGCCGACCTCGTGCGCCGCCTCCTCGCCGAGCAGTATCCGGCCTGGGCGTCTCTCCCGGTGTCTCCGCTGGCCACCGGAACCGTCAACGCCATGTTCAGGCTCAGCGATGACAAGGTGGTGCGACTGCCCTTCCTCGAGCGCGCGGCAGCAGACATCCTGTTCGAACAGCGCTGGCTGCCCGTGCTCGGAACTGCACTCCCCGTGCGCCTTCCCCGAGTTCTCGCTGTGGGTGCAGCATCGCTGGACTATCCGTGCCCGTGGCTGGTCCTCGACTGGCTGCCGGGCCACACCCCGATGCCGGGGATGCTCGGGCCGGGTCTCGCCGACAGCCTGGTCGGCGACCTCGCCGGGTTGCTGGCGGCGCTCAGGCGCATAGACACCGCCGATGCACCGCCCGGCTACCGCAGCGGCACGTTCCACGGCCTCGATGACGCCGTGCGCAGCAGTGTCGCGGCTGTAGACGACCTCGTCGACGCCGCTCCCCTCATCAGCCTCTGGGACGACTCGCTGGCCGCCGCACCGTGGTCCGAGCCCGCCGTCTGGACCCATGGCGACCTCCTCAGCGGCAACCTGCTCGTCGACGACGGCAGGCTCATCGGCGTGCTCGACCTCGCCTGCGCCGGAGTGGGCGACCCGGCATGCGACCTGCTCGCCGCGTGGAGCATCCTGCCGCCGGATGCCCGTTCCCGGCTCCGCGTCGTCCTCGACGTCGATGACGACACCTGGCGTCGGGGGCGGGGGTGGGCCATAGCCCAGGCGTCGATCGCGCTCGCCTACTACCGCGACACGTTCCCGGTGATGGCCGAGACGTCGCTGCACATGCTGCGCGAGGTCGCAGCGTCAGTCTGA
- a CDS encoding sulfurtransferase, translated as MSAPAAANLTSAQWLADHLGAEDLVVLDATVLDVASPAGGRAWLSGYDQYLVDGHIPGALFAEVLEEFSDQAGRFAFTRPGAEQFAAAVAALGIGVDSTVVVYDTSIGQWASRLWWLFRSFGFEKVSVLDGGLTNWRAGDRPLEFGHVPAGSVAPDAAFEATVLPGFWADKADVEAVVAGHHDATLVCSLPPSDFAGQTGTRPRRGHIPGSVNVPSGRLVQRDDRTLVRAEALTERLAPATESGTPVILYCGAGIAAALGALALTLDGRTDVAVYDGSLGEWSADSEAPLVTTSATA; from the coding sequence ATGTCAGCTCCCGCAGCAGCCAACCTCACCTCAGCCCAGTGGCTCGCCGACCATCTCGGCGCAGAGGACCTCGTCGTGCTCGACGCCACAGTGCTCGATGTCGCCTCGCCTGCAGGCGGTCGCGCGTGGCTCAGCGGCTACGACCAGTACCTCGTCGATGGACACATCCCGGGCGCCCTGTTCGCCGAGGTGCTCGAGGAGTTCTCCGACCAGGCCGGTCGGTTCGCCTTCACCAGACCCGGTGCCGAGCAGTTCGCCGCGGCCGTGGCAGCCCTCGGCATCGGCGTCGACTCCACCGTCGTCGTCTACGACACCTCGATCGGGCAGTGGGCTTCGCGGCTGTGGTGGCTGTTCCGCTCATTCGGGTTCGAGAAGGTCTCGGTGCTCGATGGCGGACTGACGAACTGGCGCGCAGGCGACCGGCCGCTCGAATTCGGGCATGTCCCCGCCGGGTCGGTGGCTCCGGATGCCGCCTTCGAAGCGACGGTGCTCCCGGGGTTCTGGGCCGACAAGGCCGACGTCGAGGCCGTGGTGGCCGGTCATCACGACGCCACCCTCGTGTGCTCCCTCCCGCCGAGCGACTTCGCGGGACAGACCGGGACCCGACCGCGCCGCGGCCACATCCCCGGCAGCGTCAACGTGCCGTCGGGACGTCTCGTGCAGCGCGATGACCGCACGCTGGTGCGCGCCGAGGCCCTCACCGAGCGACTCGCACCGGCGACGGAGTCCGGCACTCCCGTCATCCTGTACTGCGGTGCCGGCATCGCAGCCGCCCTCGGTGCGCTCGCCCTCACCCTCGACGGCCGCACCGACGTCGCCGTCTACGACGGGTCGCTGGGTGAGTGGTCGGCCGACTCCGAGGCGCCGTTGGTCACGACGAGCGCGACCGCGTAA
- a CDS encoding FAD-dependent oxidoreductase: MPDVVIVGGGPVGLLLAILLAQRNVDVVVLEGRTEGSAHSRAIGIHPPAVRVLESAGVAGEAIRRGVPITRGEVRCDGRVLGSLDFAEAGARYPFVLSLPQRETEALLRERLAELAPDAVTRGARVTGVLQHDAGAEVVLEDGSRVGASIVIGADGTRSAVRAASGIEWIPRGDRVDYVMADFPDDTGHPDRALLFFERGGVVESFPLPQGERRWVAMTDRAWTGATSAELAELIAERTGERSAPGGGSVSAFSVRQHLASRMVVGRVALVGDAAHEISPIGGQGMNLGWLDARALAPAIVAALNGDHSGLESYDRVRRRSAAIASRQAAFNMGMGKPVSGVRLRGRNALVRSLAVPPTRALVARAFTMRWL; encoded by the coding sequence ATGCCTGACGTCGTCATCGTCGGCGGAGGACCCGTCGGGCTCCTGCTCGCCATCCTGCTGGCGCAGAGGAACGTCGACGTCGTGGTGCTCGAGGGCCGCACAGAGGGCTCGGCCCACTCGAGGGCGATCGGCATCCATCCGCCGGCCGTGCGCGTGCTCGAATCCGCCGGCGTCGCAGGAGAGGCGATCAGGCGCGGCGTTCCGATCACCCGGGGAGAGGTGCGGTGCGACGGCCGGGTGCTCGGCAGCCTCGACTTCGCCGAGGCCGGTGCCAGGTATCCGTTCGTCCTGTCGCTGCCGCAGCGCGAGACGGAGGCGCTGCTCCGCGAGAGACTCGCCGAGCTGGCACCGGATGCCGTGACGCGCGGCGCGCGGGTGACAGGGGTGCTGCAGCATGACGCCGGCGCAGAGGTCGTGCTCGAGGACGGCAGCAGGGTCGGAGCCTCGATCGTGATCGGCGCCGACGGGACGCGCAGCGCCGTGCGGGCGGCATCCGGCATCGAGTGGATTCCCCGCGGCGACAGGGTGGACTACGTCATGGCCGACTTCCCCGACGACACGGGGCACCCCGACCGCGCGCTGCTGTTCTTCGAGCGCGGCGGAGTCGTGGAGTCGTTCCCGTTGCCGCAGGGGGAGCGCCGCTGGGTGGCCATGACGGACCGCGCCTGGACCGGGGCGACGAGTGCCGAGCTGGCCGAGCTCATCGCCGAACGCACCGGCGAGCGATCAGCGCCCGGCGGCGGCTCCGTGAGCGCCTTCTCGGTTCGGCAGCACCTGGCGTCGCGCATGGTCGTCGGGCGCGTGGCGCTGGTGGGGGATGCCGCCCACGAGATCAGCCCGATCGGCGGGCAGGGCATGAACCTCGGATGGCTCGACGCCAGGGCGCTGGCGCCTGCGATCGTGGCAGCGCTGAACGGGGACCACTCGGGGCTCGAGTCCTACGACCGGGTGCGCCGGCGATCGGCGGCGATCGCCTCGCGTCAGGCCGCCTTCAACATGGGCATGGGCAAGCCGGTCTCCGGCGTGCGGCTGCGCGGTCGGAATGCGCTGGTGCGATCGCTCGCCGTGCCGCCGACGCGCGCGCTGGTGGCGCGGGCGTTCACGATGCGGTGGTTGTGA
- a CDS encoding class I SAM-dependent methyltransferase produces MTLDLSRRETELTELMDAPDCDPRLLENTYEQFAAVNAVFSGWRGIYRRSIRPLLSTTLITNVLDIGSGGGDLTRALAHWAARDGLRVRVTGIDPDPRADAFANALPPMRGVSFRRAFSSELVAAGETFDLVVSNHMLHHLTGEQLGGLLLDSERLAPRALHADITRSFVAYAGFGMLTAPFFRDSYIRPDGMTSVRRSFTPAELDAVVPEGWRAVPRSPFGYVLEYGMAAPGTSDA; encoded by the coding sequence GTGACGCTCGACCTGAGCCGACGGGAGACCGAGCTCACCGAGCTCATGGACGCCCCGGACTGCGATCCTCGGCTGCTCGAGAACACCTACGAGCAGTTCGCCGCGGTCAACGCCGTGTTCTCGGGGTGGCGCGGCATCTACCGACGGAGCATCCGTCCCCTGCTCTCGACGACGCTGATCACGAACGTGCTCGACATCGGCTCCGGCGGAGGGGATCTCACCCGGGCACTCGCGCACTGGGCGGCGCGCGACGGACTGCGAGTGCGGGTGACGGGCATCGACCCCGACCCGCGGGCCGACGCCTTCGCCAACGCCCTTCCGCCGATGCGCGGAGTGAGCTTTCGACGGGCGTTCAGCTCCGAGCTGGTGGCGGCCGGTGAGACCTTCGACCTGGTGGTGTCGAACCACATGCTCCACCACCTGACCGGAGAACAGCTCGGAGGGTTGCTTCTCGACAGCGAACGGCTCGCTCCGCGTGCACTGCACGCCGACATCACCCGCTCGTTCGTGGCATATGCCGGATTCGGCATGCTCACGGCCCCGTTCTTCCGGGACTCCTACATCCGGCCCGACGGCATGACGTCGGTGCGTCGGTCGTTCACCCCGGCGGAGCTCGACGCGGTGGTGCCGGAGGGATGGCGCGCCGTGCCGCGAAGCCCGTTCGGGTACGTGCTCGAATACGGGATGGCCGCGCCGGGAACCTCGGATGCCTGA
- a CDS encoding type III polyketide synthase, giving the protein MTVTLRGLSTAVPHTVLIQDQVRDVFAAQPGLSRLAQRIVPTSFNVSGIETRHTVIEELTFDDYDGDREFFDPASGELLMPGTKARNEVYIREATKLYVEAGRLALDALDDVAASDVTHVITVSCTGFYAPGPDYMLVRELGLDLAVQRFHLGFMGCYATMPALRLAKQLVDADADAVVLVVTAELCTLHLRSSNDPDTIVASSLFADGAGAGIVSSRMPAPGEVVLGLDRFETVITPVGEADMAWKIGDNGFEMILSTYVPHIIDEHIESAIAPLLAPEPHLVADPAAAVAHWAIHPGGRSILDKVESKLALSEAQLVPARETLRDFGNMSSATIAFVLRNILDNGSAHGDRVLGMAFGPGLTVETGLFTVLEG; this is encoded by the coding sequence ATGACAGTCACCCTGCGCGGACTCAGCACCGCGGTTCCCCACACAGTGCTCATCCAGGACCAGGTGCGCGACGTCTTCGCGGCCCAGCCCGGCCTCTCCCGCCTCGCCCAGCGCATCGTGCCGACCTCGTTCAACGTCTCGGGGATCGAGACCCGGCACACGGTCATCGAGGAACTCACCTTCGACGACTACGACGGCGACCGCGAGTTCTTCGATCCGGCCAGTGGCGAGCTGCTCATGCCGGGCACCAAGGCTCGCAACGAGGTCTACATCCGCGAGGCGACCAAGCTCTACGTCGAGGCGGGGCGACTGGCTCTCGACGCGCTCGACGACGTGGCGGCATCCGACGTCACCCACGTCATCACGGTGAGCTGCACGGGCTTCTACGCGCCGGGGCCCGACTACATGCTGGTGCGCGAGCTCGGCCTCGACCTGGCCGTGCAGCGATTCCACCTCGGATTCATGGGCTGCTACGCCACCATGCCCGCGCTGCGCCTGGCGAAGCAGTTGGTCGACGCCGACGCCGACGCCGTGGTGCTGGTCGTCACGGCCGAACTCTGCACGCTGCACCTGCGCTCCTCGAACGACCCAGACACGATCGTGGCGTCGTCGCTGTTCGCCGACGGAGCAGGGGCGGGGATCGTCAGCAGCCGGATGCCGGCGCCGGGCGAGGTGGTTCTCGGGCTCGACCGCTTCGAGACCGTCATCACCCCCGTCGGTGAGGCCGACATGGCCTGGAAGATCGGCGACAACGGCTTCGAGATGATCCTCTCCACCTATGTGCCTCACATCATCGACGAGCACATCGAGAGCGCGATCGCTCCGTTGCTCGCGCCGGAACCCCACCTCGTCGCCGATCCCGCTGCGGCCGTCGCGCACTGGGCGATCCATCCGGGCGGTCGCAGCATCCTCGACAAGGTCGAATCGAAGCTGGCGCTGAGCGAGGCGCAACTCGTCCCGGCCCGGGAGACTCTCCGCGACTTCGGCAACATGTCGAGCGCGACGATCGCCTTCGTGCTGCGCAACATCCTCGACAACGGCTCCGCTCACGGCGATCGTGTGCTCGGGATGGCCTTCGGACCCGGACTGACGGTGGAGACCGGTCTGTTCACGGTGCTCGAGGGATAG
- a CDS encoding rhodanese-like domain-containing protein, with amino-acid sequence MTITEQQVTSAALAVAHFRAKLALETDASDVFAELQDGADFVLIDTRSQLAWDQGHAAGAVHLPTARITEEVPTRYPAGTRFVVYCWSPGCNGGDKAALALALLGYEAKLMIGGFEYWAREGYPVETAIGTVRREVDELVGPRSTGSTASVAWISCDC; translated from the coding sequence ATGACGATCACCGAACAGCAGGTCACATCCGCGGCACTCGCCGTCGCGCACTTCCGCGCCAAGCTGGCCCTGGAGACCGACGCCAGCGACGTCTTCGCCGAACTGCAGGACGGCGCCGACTTCGTGTTGATCGACACCCGCAGCCAGCTCGCCTGGGACCAGGGCCACGCGGCCGGGGCCGTGCACCTGCCCACGGCACGCATCACCGAGGAGGTTCCGACACGCTACCCGGCCGGCACCCGCTTCGTCGTCTACTGCTGGAGCCCCGGCTGCAACGGCGGCGACAAGGCGGCCCTCGCGCTGGCCCTGCTCGGCTACGAGGCGAAGCTCATGATCGGCGGGTTCGAGTACTGGGCCCGCGAGGGCTACCCGGTGGAGACCGCCATCGGCACCGTGCGCCGCGAGGTCGACGAGCTGGTCGGGCCGCGATCGACCGGGTCCACCGCATCCGTCGCCTGGATCTCCTGCGACTGCTGA
- a CDS encoding acylphosphatase: MAAHPGDPMKARHVVVHGGVQGVGFRWFAREEATRLGVTGWVRNNADGTVEAVIEGTDAALEAMLAWLRAGPPEASVTTVDVTDAVPTASEGFRIER; this comes from the coding sequence ATGGCTGCTCACCCCGGAGACCCCATGAAGGCGAGGCATGTCGTGGTGCACGGCGGCGTGCAGGGCGTCGGCTTCCGATGGTTCGCCCGCGAGGAGGCCACGAGACTCGGAGTCACGGGCTGGGTGCGCAACAACGCCGACGGCACTGTCGAAGCGGTCATCGAGGGAACGGATGCCGCCCTCGAGGCGATGCTCGCCTGGCTGCGGGCCGGCCCGCCGGAGGCATCCGTCACGACCGTGGACGTCACCGATGCCGTCCCGACCGCATCGGAGGGATTCCGCATCGAGCGCTGA
- a CDS encoding M18 family aminopeptidase translates to MSDTRTTEYIDGLAGFIQAGPSSYHAARETADRLVAAGAVELDESAAWPSSAGSYVVVRDGAAIAWVVPEGAGPLSPFRILGAHTDSPGFKLKPRPTIEINGWLQAGVEVYGGPLLNSWLDRELELAGRIVTTDGAEHLVRTGPFLRIPQLAIHLDRGVNNDGLKLDKQRHTQPVWGVGGDPAAQGTQDALLEHLAGLAGVAASDIAGYDIMTADTATPARFGLDDTLFAAGRMDNLTSVFAGLTALLAAASSDAPATDHISVLAAFDHEELGSESRSGAAGPFLADVLARIGDGLGASPSDRLRTLASSWCVSADAGHAVHPNYAERHDPVNRPVPGGGPLLKINANQRYATDAAGAALWARLCASAGVPFQEFVSNNAIPCGSTIGPITATRLGIRVVDVGAPLLSMHSARELVHVDDAAALAAAVTAFFAGA, encoded by the coding sequence ATGTCCGACACTCGCACCACCGAATACATCGACGGCCTCGCCGGGTTCATCCAGGCGGGGCCGTCGTCGTACCACGCCGCCAGGGAGACGGCCGATCGGCTCGTCGCAGCCGGAGCGGTCGAACTCGACGAGAGCGCGGCCTGGCCGTCATCCGCCGGAAGCTACGTCGTCGTGCGCGACGGTGCCGCCATCGCCTGGGTCGTACCGGAGGGGGCCGGGCCCCTGAGCCCGTTCCGCATCCTGGGGGCGCACACCGACTCGCCGGGTTTCAAGCTCAAGCCCCGGCCGACCATCGAGATCAACGGATGGCTGCAGGCCGGAGTCGAGGTCTACGGCGGCCCGCTGCTGAACTCCTGGCTCGACCGTGAGCTCGAGCTCGCCGGCCGCATCGTGACGACGGATGGCGCAGAGCACCTGGTGCGCACCGGACCCTTCCTGCGCATCCCGCAGCTGGCGATCCACCTCGACCGCGGCGTCAACAACGACGGGCTCAAGCTCGACAAGCAGCGGCACACGCAGCCCGTGTGGGGGGTGGGAGGGGACCCGGCCGCGCAGGGCACTCAGGATGCGCTGCTCGAGCACCTCGCGGGGCTGGCCGGAGTGGCGGCATCCGACATCGCGGGCTACGACATCATGACCGCCGACACCGCGACGCCGGCTCGGTTCGGACTCGACGACACCCTGTTCGCAGCCGGCCGCATGGACAATCTGACCAGTGTGTTCGCGGGGCTGACGGCGCTGCTCGCCGCCGCATCCTCCGACGCACCTGCCACCGACCACATCAGCGTGCTCGCGGCCTTCGATCACGAGGAGCTGGGCTCGGAGTCGCGCTCGGGGGCTGCCGGCCCCTTCCTCGCCGATGTGCTCGCGCGCATCGGGGACGGGCTCGGAGCGTCGCCGTCCGACCGACTGCGCACCCTGGCCTCCTCCTGGTGCGTCTCCGCCGATGCGGGTCACGCCGTGCACCCGAACTACGCCGAGCGGCACGATCCGGTGAACCGGCCCGTGCCCGGAGGCGGACCGCTGCTCAAGATCAACGCGAACCAGCGCTACGCGACGGATGCCGCCGGAGCCGCCCTCTGGGCGCGGCTCTGCGCGTCGGCCGGCGTGCCGTTCCAGGAGTTCGTCTCCAACAACGCGATTCCGTGCGGATCGACGATCGGCCCGATCACGGCGACGCGACTCGGCATCCGGGTCGTCGACGTCGGTGCCCCGCTGCTCTCGATGCACTCTGCCCGCGAACTCGTGCACGTCGACGATGCGGCGGCGCTCGCCGCAGCCGTGACGGCGTTCTTCGCGGGGGCGTAG
- a CDS encoding pyridoxamine 5'-phosphate oxidase family protein codes for MTTTDTQPNTRIRRLSDRQVTDRDALDAVLDEAVIAHVAAATPAGPLVIPMAFARDGDSLLVHCSTGAGLALRSAGSESRLAVSVAILDGLVYADTLYDSSMNYRSAVVYGVPVVLEEHEKEGALDVITAKLMPGRSAEVPTSTRRELAATQVLRIPISDFAMKARAGDPSAGDDGDASIWTGVLPLTRTWGEPRRSSVLDPGIAVAESVAVRAARAAGGGA; via the coding sequence ATGACGACGACAGACACTCAGCCGAACACCCGCATCCGCCGCCTCTCCGACCGCCAGGTGACCGATCGCGACGCGCTCGACGCCGTGCTCGACGAGGCCGTCATCGCCCACGTCGCAGCCGCGACGCCGGCCGGTCCGCTCGTCATCCCGATGGCCTTCGCGCGGGACGGCGACTCCCTGCTGGTGCACTGCTCGACCGGCGCCGGCCTCGCCCTGCGATCTGCGGGATCGGAGAGCCGGCTCGCGGTGAGCGTGGCTATCCTCGACGGGCTGGTCTACGCGGACACGCTCTACGACAGCAGCATGAACTACCGGAGCGCCGTGGTCTACGGGGTTCCGGTCGTGCTGGAGGAGCACGAGAAGGAGGGCGCACTCGATGTGATCACGGCCAAGCTCATGCCCGGCCGGTCTGCCGAGGTCCCGACATCGACTCGGCGCGAACTCGCAGCGACCCAGGTGCTGCGCATCCCGATCTCCGACTTCGCGATGAAGGCACGCGCCGGCGATCCGTCGGCTGGCGACGACGGGGACGCGTCGATCTGGACCGGTGTCCTTCCCCTGACCAGGACGTGGGGCGAGCCACGGAGGTCGTCGGTGCTCGACCCGGGCATCGCCGTTGCCGAGTCCGTGGCCGTCCGTGCGGCCAGGGCAGCGGGAGGAGGTGCGTGA
- the pdxR gene encoding MocR-like pyridoxine biosynthesis transcription factor PdxR — MSDLVLAIDRADATPLAAQIVEALRAAVLAGALAPGDAVPSSRSLAASLGVSRGVVVTAYDQLAGEGYLDVSPGAVARVATVDSPRVNARPATPKPSVTGEAASRRVDMRPGFPSTARLDERAWRSAWRRAAAQPVPTRQADDFGTANLREQIADHVRQARGVACDAADILVTAGTSEAVMLLALALVELHPQVASVAPGLTGQTAQDRPAVAMEDPGYPSSRRALERFGCTVVPVAVDDDGMRMDLLTALDPAPSAVLLTPSHQYPLGGRLPVSARLEALAWAEQHDALVIEDDYDSEFRHGAATLPALTTLDRSESVALIGSFSKVLTPWLRLGYIVLPRRPELHAALHGIRADVTAPIAGIAQEAMASLLASGAVRRHIAAVRRDYTHRRGLVIAALGDVCAAGSTARLRGLEGGLHAVVEFSTPDAARRASAAAAAAGVAVADLSDYSARPAASPRHGIVFGYAAPTDLELAHGLAALRTAIAAEARRGE, encoded by the coding sequence GTGAGCGATCTCGTTCTCGCCATCGATCGAGCGGATGCCACTCCCCTCGCCGCGCAGATCGTCGAGGCACTTCGCGCCGCCGTGCTCGCCGGTGCACTCGCTCCCGGAGACGCCGTGCCGTCCTCGCGCTCCCTCGCCGCGTCGCTCGGCGTCTCGCGTGGGGTCGTGGTCACCGCCTACGACCAGCTCGCCGGCGAGGGCTACCTCGACGTCTCGCCCGGCGCCGTCGCCCGGGTGGCCACTGTCGACAGCCCCCGGGTGAACGCCAGGCCCGCGACCCCGAAGCCGAGCGTCACCGGCGAGGCCGCCTCGCGCCGCGTCGACATGCGCCCCGGCTTCCCCTCGACGGCTCGCCTCGACGAGCGCGCCTGGCGCTCCGCCTGGCGTCGGGCAGCGGCGCAACCCGTACCGACACGGCAGGCCGACGACTTCGGAACCGCGAACCTGCGGGAGCAGATCGCCGACCACGTGCGACAGGCCAGAGGAGTGGCCTGCGACGCCGCCGACATCCTCGTGACCGCCGGCACGAGCGAGGCGGTCATGCTGCTGGCGCTCGCGCTGGTCGAGCTGCATCCGCAGGTCGCTTCCGTCGCACCGGGGCTGACCGGCCAGACGGCGCAGGACCGACCGGCCGTCGCCATGGAGGACCCCGGCTACCCGTCTTCACGGCGCGCGCTCGAGCGGTTCGGCTGCACCGTCGTTCCGGTCGCGGTCGACGACGACGGCATGCGGATGGACCTGCTCACGGCCCTCGACCCCGCGCCGAGCGCCGTGCTGCTCACGCCCAGCCACCAGTACCCCCTCGGTGGACGCCTGCCGGTCTCGGCCCGGCTCGAGGCCCTCGCCTGGGCCGAGCAGCACGACGCCCTCGTCATCGAGGACGACTACGACAGCGAATTCAGGCACGGCGCCGCCACGTTGCCGGCGCTCACCACGCTCGACCGGTCGGAGAGCGTCGCCCTCATCGGCAGCTTCTCGAAGGTGCTGACCCCGTGGTTGCGCCTCGGCTACATCGTGCTGCCGCGCAGGCCAGAGCTGCACGCCGCGCTCCACGGCATCCGTGCGGATGTGACCGCCCCCATCGCCGGCATCGCACAGGAGGCCATGGCCTCCCTGCTCGCCAGTGGTGCCGTGCGCCGGCACATCGCCGCGGTGCGTCGCGACTACACGCACCGGCGTGGCCTCGTCATCGCCGCGCTCGGCGATGTGTGTGCCGCGGGATCCACCGCTCGTCTCCGCGGTCTCGAGGGAGGACTGCACGCCGTCGTGGAGTTCTCGACTCCGGATGCCGCCCGCCGGGCGAGCGCCGCGGCCGCCGCGGCGGGCGTGGCCGTCGCCGACCTCTCCGACTACTCCGCCCGACCGGCGGCATCGCCCCGGCACGGCATCGTCTTCGGCTACGCGGCACCCACGGACCTCGAGCTGGCGCACGGCCTGGCGGCGTTGCGGACGGCGATCGCGGCCGAGGCGCGGCGCGGGGAATAG
- a CDS encoding DUF1761 domain-containing protein, whose protein sequence is MVPEINYWAVILATLSSMIVGSIWYTPKVFGNYWMKQSGVTPSGNSADAIGPIVVTLFVSFITAWVLAGAAYIAFEFYGGSFFWNTVFTAGILWAGFTAARFITHDAFDKRPSGLTILNIAHELVTVLVMAIIIGAWVPAGV, encoded by the coding sequence ATGGTTCCCGAGATCAACTACTGGGCCGTCATCCTCGCCACGCTCTCGAGCATGATCGTGGGATCCATCTGGTACACCCCGAAGGTGTTCGGCAACTACTGGATGAAGCAGTCCGGAGTGACGCCGTCCGGCAACTCCGCCGACGCCATCGGTCCGATCGTCGTGACCCTGTTCGTGAGCTTCATCACAGCGTGGGTGCTGGCCGGAGCGGCCTACATCGCGTTCGAGTTCTACGGCGGCAGCTTCTTCTGGAACACGGTCTTCACGGCGGGTATCCTGTGGGCCGGTTTCACAGCGGCCCGCTTCATCACCCATGACGCCTTCGACAAGCGCCCGAGCGGCCTCACCATCCTCAACATCGCTCACGAACTCGTGACCGTCCTCGTGATGGCGATCATCATCGGCGCCTGGGTTCCGGCCGGGGTCTGA
- a CDS encoding J domain-containing protein: MPDSPISATPYEVLGVSPSATDRELKRAFRTLLRQTHPDAGGTAERFHAVQLAWEKVGTPEARAAYDRARPFESVDAPPVWSTPQERPRTDSRPTARSFGHPGGWSREFFLDHMREWIGRGETVPDLYDPQLVRRAPREIRHLLANALAEEATARQLSTLGIGFTIWHDVATDAAGPHVPPKIDHIVLGPSGLFAIQSEDWGDPVKVKRGEVIGQALGGERPMHDLATRAKAVARRARVKFTGLVIVVPDGAPAQSLEVLGHSRGAVTALVEQSRLPGVLRDGLPGAARINGTELFEVRTRLQESVRHV, translated from the coding sequence ATGCCCGACAGTCCGATCTCGGCGACACCCTATGAGGTGCTCGGCGTCAGTCCGTCTGCAACCGACCGTGAACTGAAGCGTGCGTTCCGCACCCTGCTCCGTCAGACGCATCCCGACGCCGGCGGAACCGCGGAACGGTTCCATGCCGTGCAGCTGGCCTGGGAGAAGGTCGGAACCCCCGAGGCGCGCGCAGCCTACGACCGGGCACGCCCCTTCGAGTCGGTGGATGCGCCACCGGTCTGGTCGACCCCTCAGGAACGTCCTCGCACGGATTCCCGTCCGACGGCCAGGTCCTTCGGTCATCCCGGTGGCTGGTCGCGCGAGTTCTTCCTCGATCACATGCGCGAGTGGATCGGCCGCGGCGAGACGGTTCCCGACCTCTACGACCCCCAGCTGGTGCGCCGGGCTCCGCGGGAGATCCGCCACCTGCTGGCGAACGCCCTCGCCGAGGAGGCGACAGCACGCCAGTTGTCCACACTCGGCATCGGCTTCACGATCTGGCATGACGTGGCGACGGATGCCGCCGGCCCGCATGTCCCGCCGAAGATCGACCACATCGTGCTCGGCCCGAGTGGACTGTTCGCGATCCAGAGCGAGGACTGGGGCGACCCGGTCAAGGTCAAGCGCGGTGAGGTCATCGGTCAGGCCCTCGGCGGTGAGCGGCCGATGCACGACCTCGCCACCAGGGCGAAGGCGGTGGCCAGACGGGCCAGGGTGAAGTTCACCGGTCTCGTCATCGTGGTGCCCGATGGCGCCCCGGCGCAGTCACTGGAAGTCCTCGGCCACTCGCGAGGCGCGGTGACGGCCCTCGTGGAGCAGTCGCGCCTGCCGGGCGTGCTGCGCGACGGTCTGCCCGGAGCGGCGCGCATCAACGGCACCGAGCTGTTCGAGGTGCGTACCCGTCTGCAGGAGAGCGTCCGGCACGTCTGA